AATATTTTCTTGGGACTCATGGATGACATACTTCCGATTATGTTAGAAACTTTTTAGCATACTATGATTTGGGAGCAATATTGTCATTATCAAATAAGTTATGTTATTGCTGGGCTAGTACCTCCTAGATCCTTTTTTGACTATTTAATCTTGTATTTGGCTTTCACTTTATGACCTAGActttattaatgaaatattcaGTTCATAATCATATTTCGGTCTTCATTGTTATCTACTATTCCATTACCAATCATATTTGGTTCTAATTATTGATTTATATTCTTAAGGTCATAGTTTATTACTTAAATAAGTTCATTATGAAATTTTACTAAAAattcacaatatttttttaaaattttcatgatATCTATGATTTTTCTTGGAATATCACACTGATAATACCTTGTTTGTACCCCATTTCATAATACAGTGAAtggttattgttttttaaaaaaagggaaaaaaaagaagaaaaaacaaactACTAGACAACACTAAAAGCAATTtcaaacaaaaactcaaaaccaAGCTGAAACGAAGTCAAATGCAACCCACTGAAACAATCAAAAGCTGAGAAGCCGGCAAAACACCAAGTCATGAGAAGGATCCTCTTCGAAAATTGAGAAAAGGCTACATGCCGCAACAAAGAAATTGGTGTTGGAGTTCAATCTTCTCTGTTTCATCTGTCAATGAATTGTTCCTTCATCATttaagaaaattgagaaaatgtTGCGCCATAGCAACAACAAAGTGAATTATGCTGCTTTTTGGAAACAAAAGAGAAGCAAAACTTCCTCAGCCTAAAGAAACTGTGGAGCCACTTAAAGAGAATGAATAATAACACATAAGGAAGCTACCTGAAGATTTATGAACAACTTCCAAAAGATTAAGCAGAAAAACTTCAGAATTCAGAGCAGGAACTTCAAAATACTAATGCTTTGATCTCATATATCTAAAGGCCCGAAGGATAAAAATGATCTTTATCTTTTAATGTAACTTCATGGAGAAGTGGAAACAGTGACATATCAGACGACTTCTTCACAAGAGAATtgatttctttttgaaaaagattGCATAAAGCCCATCCAATAGCTTCATCTGTTTCGATGTCCTCCTGCCTATTATCAATTGGAAATGGGAACTTCAAGTCTACACTACCAAGACTCGGATTCCATTATCAGCTTCCAAATCATCCTTTCAGATTTCTAACTTTTGGTTGTCCCATTACCAACTGGAAAATTGAACTCCAACTTGTGTACTAAGCCTCTTATTGGTGTTCTCTCTCATTTATTTGCTCACTTTTCCCCTACTAATGTTTATTTGAATTTAGCTGCTTTTATTTTCCGTAGGAGGAGTTTTGTTTTAGTTTACTTTTGTAGTTTTCTTTCACTTCCTTTTGGGAGTCTGTTTCCTTAGAACATTGCCATATTTTTTCCTTATTCAATGAGAAGTTTATACCTTGATCGAAACTAGCACAATCATTGATAAAAGAAGTAACTGTCTTAGATAGGCCTTTTATGCATTTATTGTATGTTTGGTCATGTCAAAGGAGTTATTCATTGACTCTAGTCATATGGCGATATTTTGTATATCTCAATCTTCCAAATATCATAAGATACAATTTAGCATTGGGAATCTGAGTGGTCCACAATCCCTTTTcttatgtttctttttatttgggttattggttttttttctcTGAAAGGCAATGACTCTTGTTTGGTTTGGGAACAGGTGAAAGGAAGAATATTAATTCTGAGTTATGGCATGCTTGTGCTGGGCCTCTTGTTTCGTTACCTCCAGTCGGAAGTCTAGTGGTATACTTCCCTCAAGGCCACAGTGAACAAGTATGTACTTCGTCTTTCAATTTATTTGAACATGTACTCGTGGATAGTGGTTGTGAtggattttccttttcttgtttAAACCTTTCAGGTTGCAGCATCGATGAATAAGGAGACTGATTTCATTCCAAACTACCCTAACCTTCCTTCAAAGTTGATCTGCATGCTCCACAATGTCACATTACATGTACGACTACGAGTGCTTCATCCCATAGATCTAATGAAATCTCTTAAATTGAACTGATAGATATTTTCAAGGAATAAATCAGCAGATTGATTTGATCTTTTGTCAGCACTTGAATCACAATATTTTGTTTTCCATGGCCTTCATGACTACTGCACTCAACCATtatctttttattaaaataataaggtTCGTGCTAGCAGGCCGTTGGCAGGCTGAAAAGAAATGAACATTCTGTGGATAATTGCCAAAAtactacaaaaaagaaaaaataataaaaaaaaaaaagaaaagtaaagaaaagaaagtacGTGCTAATAAATATGTGAGCACAACATGAGATGATTGTTTTGTGTTCTGAACCAGGCTGATCCTGAAACGGATGAAGTGTATGCACAAATGACCCTTCAACCAGTGAATAAAGTAGGTTAACTAGTCAATCAGTGTTCTATACTTCATATTGGATTCATTTATACATTCAAGTATCTTGCTTGTTAAAAGAATATTCTGACTTTCTGTTTTGCAGTATGAAAAAGAAGCTTTATTGGCATCTGATATTGGCCTCAAACAAAGCAGGCAGCCTGCAGAATTCTTCTGCAAAACTCTAACAGCTAGTGACACCAGCACTCATGGTGGATTTTCTGTGCCTCGTCGTGCAGCTGAGAAGATTTTCCCCCCATTAGTGCGCATCTCATCTCATATTCtcaaaattagtttcatttattatattgaTTTAGGAATGCTGAAGTTTTTTTAGTaagaaattaagttttaattgagaaaaatgaaagaaatacaAAGGCATACATAAAGAAAAAAACGGTccccaaaaaacaaaaaagtgagAGGGAAACCAAAAACTAACTGCAAAAAATCGTGGTCATAATTACACAATGTGTGCGTTTATGTATATGCCTGTATATGATGTTGGGATAAATGTTGAAAATTAGTTACTGTTAGTTCGTTGGCTCACGTAGCCGTTGGGTGGTTTAGGTTGGTATAAAGGACTGCCTAGTCTACTTCGTTAGGAACTAGCAGCTGTAACAGAGTAGGGAGTTAGAGTTAGTCTTCAGTTAGCAACTTAGCTTGTATTAATATTAGTTGTTTAGGTTGTATGAACACAATTCTTAATCAATAAGTTTTTTTGCCTTTCGGCTACACCAGTATGTTTTTGTTAATAATGGTATTTTATGTGATTTGAAGTTGTAATGCAAATTtttagtttaaggtttaaagACAAGTTTGAAATGGATTAACGTCTTAAAGATGAAATAAAGACCTTCACCAGAAATTTCTTGAACatcatatttgtttttttgtgtgtgtatcTTTCTTATAAGCTGATATTGAAGATTTTTAATTATAGGACTACTCGATGCAACCCCCTGCTCAGGAATTAGTGGCTAGAGATTTGCATGATAATTCATGGACATTCAGACATATTTACCGCGGTATGGAacctttcatttcttttccttagCCTTCGTCAGTTGAAGATCTCTGTTTATATTTGCTTCTCTGACAGTGTACTTTCTTTTTGGCCTTCCATTATGAAAATATTGGGAAATTTCCTCTCTGGTTCATATTATTACGTTTCCATCAATGGCAAACGGAAGATGTACATATCAGTTTTGGGGGATGGTGGTGTTGTTTTCATATAGaactttaatttgtttttatttgttttatttttcatgtGAGTGGAGAAAGAATAGGAACCAAAAATTGATTGAAAGAGAATACTGAGATTGTAAAAAGTTACTATAACCCAAGCACTTGAGCAGTTCGTATTCATTTCTCTCCTCTTCTCTATTGCTCTCGTGCTGTATAGCCCTTTGAGAGTAAAGTATAagccacttttttttttccctggGGGGGAACCTACGAGCAGCATAAACAACgacaacatttatttatttatttatttaggatCCATTGGAGATTACCGCCCCACTAGCATCATCTAGTGTTTATAATATTGTTGCTAGAGTTTTATTAAGGAGGCTTGATCAATTTCTTTCATATACGACTACTGAGTTTCAACCCACATTTATAGCATGTAAAAAAATTCTATATGCCTCTCTAATATAGCAAACAAGCTCATTGAtgaatgaaaaaggaaaaagaaagaattattGTAGAGCTAGAAATTGAAAGTCTTGGACAAGAATCTTCTTTGGCAACCAAAGTAAGAAGGTAGGCTTTAATAGGTTTCCTTTGAGTGCTTTGGACAGTAATTAGGTCCCCTATTTCCTCTAATGAGTCTAAGACGGAGAGCTCTGGAAGGAGCTGGTTGTTCTGTGAATTTATGTGGCCAAAAGTCTCCTTGTCCACACTTCGATAATTAATTTCAGGCCCATTAAATGAATATGCAATGAACCCATGCCCTGACCAACCCCTCAAAGGGTTATTGGGCTGCCAATACTCTACCAAGGGAAAAAAGGCTATGGTGTTGCAACCATATGGTCTCAAAGAGGAAAGGGTAGGGGCCCATCTATCAAAGCCAAAGAATAATTTAAATAGCATAGTGATCTGATGTTGCGCATTCCCATCATTTAACCATAACATTggaaatttggagaggaaagcttACGTAGTTAAAAATCAGTCTAACATGGGGAGAGTGGGAGTCTCTGGTATCCAACTAGGGAAAATGTCCATTTGGGAAGGGGATCTCAGTGAGGGATGCTTATCAATAAAGCTATTGAAGTTGGGAAGGGTTTTATGTTTTTCCATGGGCAtcgatgataaaaataataaataaataaaatccgACGTTATTGTTTCGAGAGCTCATGCCTCTGTCAGTATTGCATGAGACTAATTCCCATTTGTTAGGAAAATATTCTACAGAATACTAAATTGTATACTTCAAATtgatttatctttatttttctagTGAACTGCTTGTATTTTGGCTGTCCATTTTCATTTAGTTGACTCTGATTTCTATCATAAAAAACTTTTCTTATTAAGATGGTGGGAACTTGCCCATGTGTACTTAGAAGAACatgaatatgaattttattattttgatgaGGTTGAAAATGCATAAAACTGCACACTGCATTTTTTTCAGGCCAACCAAAACGACACCTTCTGACCACTGGTTGGAGTGTTTTTGTTAGCACAAAACGACTCTTTGCTGGGGATTCTGTGCTCTTTATTAGGTATAAAATCATCAGTTTGTAACTCACCTAAAATTCTTGTTTAGATAAATGCTGATCCTATATAAATTCATGCATAATAGAGATGAAAAGTCACAGCTTCTCTTAGGCATAAGGCGTGCTAACAGGCAGCAGCCAGCTCTCTCTTCGTCGGTCATATCAAGTGATAGCATGCACATAGGAATTCTTGCTTCTGCTGCTCATGCTGCTGCAAATAACAGTCCTTTTACCATATTTTACAACCCTAGGTAAGTACTGATTAGTATTTTCATCTAACTCCACTAAAATTTGTTTGTGATTTCAGTTTTGGAATCTACGTTCATTTCCTGAGTTTTTCAGGGCCAGTCCTTCTGAATTTGTGATACCTTTGGCCAAGTATAATAAAGCAATGTATACACAAGTTTCGCTTGGCATGCGATTTAGGATGATGTTTGAAACTGAGGAGTCGGGAGTACGCAGATATATGGGTACGATTACTGGTATCAGCGACATGGATTCTGTGCGATGGAAAAATTCACAGTGGCGCAATCTTCAGGTACTATATAAGTTCTCTAAGGATTTAGATACATGAATCTTAAATGATGGAAAATTATAATTCATGTTCTCAATTTCATTGGTAAAAGGAAGAGAATACTTCTATTGTAAGAGGATGTCTTTGCAGGCATTAACAATAAGGATCCCTCTGTTATCATCAATAGTTCTATAGAGACCTATCCAAGATATACATGCAGAATTCAGTTCTTTGGCCCATTTTTGGGTGCAAATGCTTGTACGATGCATAAAGCTAAATTGTGATAGCAGTTTTTAACATTTGGGATCAGGGAATTAGAATACTACTATTCTTCTAGGGTTTATCTTTGCTTAACTTCTTACTGatgatattatatatgataatacAGTCTTAAATTTCCTGTGATTTGATCAAAAATCCGTTTTCAGAATTATACTGAACTTCGACTATATGTAATCCTTTGCATTACTTCAAAATTTGTTGTTATACTCAATCCATGAACGTTAATGCCTTGCTTCTGTTGCATACCAATGATGTGTATTTACTGAAGGTTGGATGGGATGAATCAGCAGCTGGTGAACGACCTAACCGAGTTTCAATATGGGAAGTTGAGCCTGTTGTGACTCCCTTTTACATATGTCCGCCTCCATTTTTCAGACCCAAATTCCCTAAACAACCAGGGATGCCAGGTAATTGAAACCTACAAAATATTCTTTGGAATCATGTGTTTAAGTGAATAGAAAGCAGCATTGGGAGAGACGTTTCAGGATTGCTTCTTCCTCTGTAATATATTGTAGTGACCTTCAGGTTTTATTTTGCAGATGATGAATCTGATATTGAAAATGCTTTTAAGAGAGCCATGCCATGGTTTGGTGATGACTTTGGCATGAAAGATGCACCAAGCTCAATCTTTCCTGGTTTAAGTTTAGTGCAGTGGATGAGCATGCAACATAATAATCAGTTCCCAGCAGCTCAATCTGGAATTTTGCCGTCCATGGTTGCTCCTAGTGCTCTGAATGATGACCCATCCAAATTATTGAGTTTTCAAGCACCAGTACTGTCTTCACCAAATCTCCAATTCAGCAAAGCAAATCAACTGAACCAAGTTGGCCAGTTGCCTCCAACTGCATGGTCTCAACAGCAGCAGCTTCAGCAATTATTACAAGTTCCTGCAAGCCAACAGTTACAGCAGCAGCAGTTGCCACCCCAGCAGGAACTACAGCAGCAACAACTGCAGCAGCTGCCCCAGCAGCAGCAACTCCAGTCACAACAGCCACAACGGCAACAGCAGACCTCGCAATCTGTTCTTCTGAACAACAGTGTAACCGCTGCTAACCATTTGCCAAATCCAAGTTTGCAACAACCACTTGTATACTCTCAGCTACAACAACAACAATTGCTTGCAGGCAATATTCAATCACATCAAACCAGCCAACCATCTAATAAGAATTCATTTCAGACATCTTTATCGGAAGAAACACAGTTTCAGCCACAAATAGAGCAGCAACCTAGCCTTCTTCTGAGACACCAGCAGCCAACACAATTTCAACAGGCCCCACTACAATTATTGCAACAAAGTCTGTCTCAAAGAGCACAACAGCAGCCACAAGTTCAGCAATTTTCACAGCCAATCCCAACTGAGCAACAACTTCAATTGCAGCTGCTACAGAAGCTGCAGCAGCAGCAGCAACCATTGCTCTCCCCAGCTAGCCCACTATTACCACCTCAGCTGCTACAGCAGCAGCACGTTCATCAGCAAAACCAGCAGTTACCACCATTGCCGTTGCCCAATCAGCAGCAGTTCAATACTAGTGGAGGCAGCTTCCAAACAGAAAAACTTAACAGCAATGGCTTCGCAAGTTTAGGTCTCATGCAGTCCCAGCAGGCTCCTGTAACCCAATCCCATAATCAATTCAAACCAACCACGGCAATTAGAGCATACTCTGGACTGACCGATGGAGATGCTCCGTCTTGTTCAACCTCACCTTCCACTAATAATTGCCCCATTTCAGTATCAAACCTGCTCAATAAGAACCAGCAAGGAGCAGCCACACTTGGTGGAGATTCAGTAGTTGAGCCTGCAACTAACCCGACACAGGAGCTACAGAGCAAACCTGATTTGCGGATCAAACATGAGTTTCCTAACTCAAAAGGATTAGaccaactaaaatataaaagtaCTGTTCCTGACCAGTTAGAAGCGTCTTCTTCTGGGACATCATATTGTTTGGATGCTGGCACTATTCAGCAGACTCTCCCACTCCCTACATGTTTGGATAATGATGTACAATCACATCCACGTAACAATATCCCTTTCAGTAATAGCATGGATGGATTGACACCAGATACCTTATTGTCGAGGGGATATGACTCTCAAAAAGATCTTCAGAACTTACTTTCTAACTATGGTGGGGGTGTGCCAAGAGATATTGAAACAGAGTTGTCCACTGCTGCAATCAGCTCACAGTCATTTGGGGTTCCGAACCTGCCTTTCAAGCCTGGCTGCTCAAATGATGTCAACGTAAATGAAGCTGGAGCTTTGAGTGGTGGATTGTGGGCAAACCACAGTCAACGTATGCGTACATATACAAAGGTTTGATGCCCCACTTTATGTCTACTTTCTCTAGTACCCTGGGTGAATAGTAAATGATATTGATGATTAAAATTGGACTTGATTGTTTAGTACTATTTTCTGTTTGTTATCTAGAGGTTTAGTTCAAGTGTAATTCCAATTCTCGttgagaaattaatattattgactagagagaaatcatagggCTTAGTGTGTCTGGGAACCAGAAAGAGATTATGGACTTTAGTCGTATTTCCTTCTACCACatgtaaattaattttgtagatATTTAGGTCAATCTATTAAAAGAACCTTGTTCTTGTTCTAGTCTTATTTGACTTTATAGTGGGTGGAAGTATCTTATCTTCCCCACTCCTTTTTGTTAGTGTTTTAGGTTTAATACAATGTTTCTTATCCgaaaatctataacaaataaatgttattgatttcaaATCATAATCCATACATAATGAGGTATTCTAACATAAATGTTATTGATGGCTGAATCTtttagtgaaaatggaaattggTTTGGACAAGTTGATTTGAGAGGAAAGACTTGGAAACGGAGAGATTCATTAGACTATATTCATAGTTATATATGTATGAAAATATGATGAGGAGTGCTGTAAGCATAATTTACTAAATATAGCCTGCAACCTAAATGTGTGTAACAGGAgtagattttagaaaaatattgttaagtATGATTAATAGCTTTGTACTTGATAATTTTGAAATGCTGGAtctcttaaaaaatatttatctttttagaTCTTATTAAGAACAAAAGAATCCCAACTTAATTTGTAGCCAGACAAGCATGACCAAGAATTGTGTTTATCAATCCTAGTTTAATTATATGGACATTGAAGTTTCACATTATTAGTTTGGACCTTTATAATGGCATACTAAAATCTTGTGTTTTTTAGTAATTTATAGTTGTTTCTGATCTCTGGTTCTCTACTTcgactttttattaaatttactcGAATATTGACTAGTGCTACATTTTCCTTCATGTTTTGTATATTTGTTTATAGATTGATATTACTCTCTAGGGTATAGCATGGTAGATTGAGTTCCCTTTTACATGCAACCCTTACAATGACATGATGACCATGGTTTAATGCTTGGATTCGAGCTTGAAACTTCTCTACTTGTTTGAGATGTTTTGAACTCCGACTGAAACTATACTTTAAAGCATCTAAAACTGCTAAACTTCTGAAGGTTCAAAAGCGTGGATCAGTGGGTAGATGTATCGATGTCACTCGCTACAAAGGATATGACGAGCTTAGGCATGATCTTGCCCGCATGTTTGGCATTGAAGGGCAGTTAGAAGATCCTCAACGAACTGATTGGAAACTTGTTTATGTAGACCATGAAAATGATATACTTCTAGTTGGTGATGATCCTTGGGAGTAAGTAGAATACTTGCAATCATATTTTGCTTAacttttttcctattttaattCTTCAATCACCAATTGATTGCACAGGGAGTTTGTGAGCTGTGTTCAGAGCATAAAAATCCTGTCATCCGCTGAAGTACAGCAGATGAGTTTGGATGGGAATTTGGGTCACATTCAG
This DNA window, taken from Benincasa hispida cultivar B227 chromosome 6, ASM972705v1, whole genome shotgun sequence, encodes the following:
- the LOC120080323 gene encoding auxin response factor 19 isoform X1; this encodes MKAPPNGFLANSGEGERKNINSELWHACAGPLVSLPPVGSLVVYFPQGHSEQVAASMNKETDFIPNYPNLPSKLICMLHNVTLHADPETDEVYAQMTLQPVNKYEKEALLASDIGLKQSRQPAEFFCKTLTASDTSTHGGFSVPRRAAEKIFPPLDYSMQPPAQELVARDLHDNSWTFRHIYRGQPKRHLLTTGWSVFVSTKRLFAGDSVLFIRDEKSQLLLGIRRANRQQPALSSSVISSDSMHIGILASAAHAAANNSPFTIFYNPRASPSEFVIPLAKYNKAMYTQVSLGMRFRMMFETEESGVRRYMGTITGISDMDSVRWKNSQWRNLQVGWDESAAGERPNRVSIWEVEPVVTPFYICPPPFFRPKFPKQPGMPDDESDIENAFKRAMPWFGDDFGMKDAPSSIFPGLSLVQWMSMQHNNQFPAAQSGILPSMVAPSALNDDPSKLLSFQAPVLSSPNLQFSKANQLNQVGQLPPTAWSQQQQLQQLLQVPASQQLQQQQLPPQQELQQQQLQQLPQQQQLQSQQPQRQQQTSQSVLLNNSVTAANHLPNPSLQQPLVYSQLQQQQLLAGNIQSHQTSQPSNKNSFQTSLSEETQFQPQIEQQPSLLLRHQQPTQFQQAPLQLLQQSLSQRAQQQPQVQQFSQPIPTEQQLQLQLLQKLQQQQQPLLSPASPLLPPQLLQQQHVHQQNQQLPPLPLPNQQQFNTSGGSFQTEKLNSNGFASLGLMQSQQAPVTQSHNQFKPTTAIRAYSGLTDGDAPSCSTSPSTNNCPISVSNLLNKNQQGAATLGGDSVVEPATNPTQELQSKPDLRIKHEFPNSKGLDQLKYKSTVPDQLEASSSGTSYCLDAGTIQQTLPLPTCLDNDVQSHPRNNIPFSNSMDGLTPDTLLSRGYDSQKDLQNLLSNYGGGVPRDIETELSTAAISSQSFGVPNLPFKPGCSNDVNVNEAGALSGGLWANHSQRMRTYTKVQKRGSVGRCIDVTRYKGYDELRHDLARMFGIEGQLEDPQRTDWKLVYVDHENDILLVGDDPWEEFVSCVQSIKILSSAEVQQMSLDGNLGHIQAPNQACSGTDSGNAWRGQYDDNSAASFNR
- the LOC120080323 gene encoding auxin response factor 19 isoform X2 gives rise to the protein MQPPAQELVARDLHDNSWTFRHIYRGQPKRHLLTTGWSVFVSTKRLFAGDSVLFIRDEKSQLLLGIRRANRQQPALSSSVISSDSMHIGILASAAHAAANNSPFTIFYNPRASPSEFVIPLAKYNKAMYTQVSLGMRFRMMFETEESGVRRYMGTITGISDMDSVRWKNSQWRNLQVGWDESAAGERPNRVSIWEVEPVVTPFYICPPPFFRPKFPKQPGMPDDESDIENAFKRAMPWFGDDFGMKDAPSSIFPGLSLVQWMSMQHNNQFPAAQSGILPSMVAPSALNDDPSKLLSFQAPVLSSPNLQFSKANQLNQVGQLPPTAWSQQQQLQQLLQVPASQQLQQQQLPPQQELQQQQLQQLPQQQQLQSQQPQRQQQTSQSVLLNNSVTAANHLPNPSLQQPLVYSQLQQQQLLAGNIQSHQTSQPSNKNSFQTSLSEETQFQPQIEQQPSLLLRHQQPTQFQQAPLQLLQQSLSQRAQQQPQVQQFSQPIPTEQQLQLQLLQKLQQQQQPLLSPASPLLPPQLLQQQHVHQQNQQLPPLPLPNQQQFNTSGGSFQTEKLNSNGFASLGLMQSQQAPVTQSHNQFKPTTAIRAYSGLTDGDAPSCSTSPSTNNCPISVSNLLNKNQQGAATLGGDSVVEPATNPTQELQSKPDLRIKHEFPNSKGLDQLKYKSTVPDQLEASSSGTSYCLDAGTIQQTLPLPTCLDNDVQSHPRNNIPFSNSMDGLTPDTLLSRGYDSQKDLQNLLSNYGGGVPRDIETELSTAAISSQSFGVPNLPFKPGCSNDVNVNEAGALSGGLWANHSQRMRTYTKVQKRGSVGRCIDVTRYKGYDELRHDLARMFGIEGQLEDPQRTDWKLVYVDHENDILLVGDDPWEEFVSCVQSIKILSSAEVQQMSLDGNLGHIQAPNQACSGTDSGNAWRGQYDDNSAASFNR